In Erigeron canadensis isolate Cc75 chromosome 1, C_canadensis_v1, whole genome shotgun sequence, a single window of DNA contains:
- the LOC122604275 gene encoding G-type lectin S-receptor-like serine/threonine-protein kinase SD3-1, with translation MLESFLIFMVFKIPTKNHKGKSFIIKTSSFSCICSLLALVILLGFADCVLCNKESIDSAPLGFEISGFDKNVKVKNLVSENGVFQFGFLEKDGGEFVVGIRYNLGPKSANLPVWTVGGGVRVSNNSTFRLSMDGRLTLVENHSNFIVWSSDTSNIGVEKVTLLNNGNLVLMGSESRVVWASFDRPTNTLLPGQTLHYPQNLRASSTKSVSSYYTFVIREPEGLALMWESNITYWTIPLSSSPAAIKEARFDPNGVLGLYDDMEKMVWSISSKDFGETSVSLRHLRMDQDGNLRIYSWNDAVRSWRVGWQAVEDQCNVFGSCGLYSVCGYNSTGPICDCLYSDSLDSGNVFPSPDSGASGCKKMVDLGNCKAHTSMSIMKQTVLYGLYPPHDIDMMLSEKECKEYCSNDTTCLALTSKNDGSGICTLKRTAFISGSTSPSIPSTSFLKVCLVPQAVAAKGANPNATPKAISFPFQVNYRKFISAVAYVVLVTVLAILVLELFIVVFVYHKRRYVSQNRALKGTKTNIQDNALIRLSYKEVQEITSGFSTQLGFFVFKGLLLEEMVVVAKVLDVTVLSEKEFIKAVSILGGTHHRNLTALKGFCFEAKHKILIYECIPNGSVDKWLFDDKKEKNWQQRIDIGVGVTRALVYLHTECQLCIPHGNLKLENVLLDDKLFPKVTDFGIKSFLQSGGSCSSSEESPSEKDIFMLGKMLIEIVLLSRNTVADSLDQVMDQVMQEQKYLDSEDLRGVERVVRIALWCMQNQPFLRPSVGEVMKVLEGTLSVDRPPTSFAYRNDHDTEINVAGVVAEIEPGSSGVVL, from the coding sequence ATGTTGGAATCTTTTCTTATATTCATGGTCTTCAAGATTCCTACCAAGAATCATAAAGGTAAGAGCTTTATAATTAAGacttcatctttttcttgtatTTGCTCTCTTTTAGCTCTTGTAATCTTGTTGGGATTTGCTGATTGTGTATTATGTAATAAAGAGTCTATAGATTCAGCTCCATTGGGTTTTGAAATTTCAGGGTTTGATAAAAATGTTAAAGTTAAGAACTTGGTGTCAGAAAATGGGGTTTTTCAGTTTGGGTTTTTGGAGAAAGATGGTGGTGAATTTGTTGTGGGAATTAGGTATAATTTAGGCCCTAAATCTGCAAATTTGCCTGTTTGGACGGTTGGTGGTGGAGTTAGGGTTTCAAATAACTCAACTTTTAGACTTTCCATGGATGGGAGGTTAACTTTGGTTGAAAACCATAGTAATTTTATTGTTTGGAGTAGTGATACGTCAAATATAGGTGTCGAAAAAGTTACCCTTTTGAACAATGGCAATTTAGTGCTAATGGGCAGTGAAAGTAGGGTTGTCTGGGCAAGTTTTGACCGGCCGACAAATACCTTGCTTCCGGGTCAAACGCTCCATTACCCTCAAAATCTTAGAGCCTCTTCCACAAAATCTGTTAGTAGTTACTATACGTTTGTGATTCGAGAACCCGAAGGGTTGGCTTTAATGTGGGAAAGTAATATCACTTATTGGACAATCCCTTTGAGTTCATCACCAGCGGCAATAAAAGAAGCTAGGTTTGATCCTAATGGTGTTTTAGGGCTTTACGACGACATGGAAAAGATGGTTTGGTCGATATCAAGTAAAGATTTTGGTGAAACATCAGTGAGTTTAAGACATCTTAGGATGGATCAAGATGGGAACTTGAGAATTTATTCTTGGAATGACGCTGTTCGTTCTTGGAGAGTTGGCTGGCAAGCCGTAGAAGACCAATGCAATGTGTTTGGTTCTTGTGGGTTATATAGTGTTTGTGGGTATAATTCCACTGGGCCCATTTGTGATTGCTTGTATTCTGACTCATTAGATTCTGGTAATGTGTTTCCGTCACCAGATTCTGGTGCTTCCGGGTGCAAGAAAATGGTTGATTTAGGAAACTGTAAAGCACATACAAGCATGTCAATTATGAAACAAACGGTTCTGTACGGGCTTTACCCTCCTCACGATATCGATATGATGTTAAGCGAAAAGGAGTGTAAGGAGTATTGTTCTAATGACACCACTTGTTTGGCTTTGACTTCGAAGAATGATGGTTCGGGTATATGCACTTTGAAAAGAACTGCATTTATAAGTGGATCCACATCCCCTTCGATCCCTTCCACTTCGTTTTTGAAGGTCTGTTTAGTTCCTCAAGCAGTTGCAGCCAAAGGAGCTAACCCTAATGCCACCCCAAAAGCCATATCTTTTCCGTTTCAAGTTAACTATAGAAAGTTTATAAGTGCGGTTGCATATGTAGTTTTGGTGACAGTTTTGGCTATTTTAGTGCTCGAGTTGTTTATTGTTGTGTTTGTTTATCATAAAAGGCGATATGTCTCTCAAAATAGAGCATTAAAAGGGACTAAAACGAACATTCAAGATAATGCTCTGATTCGATTGTCGTACAAGGAGGTACAGGAAATCACATCAGGATTTTCCACTCAGCTTGGGTTTTTTGTGTTCAAGGGTTTACTTCTCGAAGAAATGGTTGTAGTGGCAAAGGTGCTCGACGTCACAGTTTTATCAGAAAAGGAATTTATAAAGGCCGTGTCGATTTTGGGTGGGACCCACCATCGAAACCTTACGGCTCTAAAAGGATTTTGTTTTGAGGCAAAACATAAGATTTTGATCTACGAGTGCATACCCAATGGTTCTGTTGATAAATGGTTATTTGAtgataaaaaggaaaagaactgGCAACAAAGAATCGATATTGGTGTTGGAGTTACAAGAGCCCTTGTATATTTACACACCGAGTGTCAATTATGCATACCTCATGGGAATTTAAAGCTTGAGAATGTGTTGCTTGATGACAAATTATTTCCGAAGGTTACAGATTTTGGGATCAAAAGTTTTTTACAAAGTGGAGGTTCCTGTTCTTCATCTGAAGAGTCTCCATCAGAGAAAGATATTTTTATGCTCGGAAAAATGTTGATTGAAATTGTGCTGTTAAGTAGAAATACAGTGGCAGATAGTTTGGACCAAGTGATGGATCAAGTGATGCAAGAACAGAAGTATTTAGACAGCGAGGATTTGAGAGGAGTTGAAAGAGTAGTAAGAATAGCATTGTGGTGTATGCAAAATCAGCCATTTTTGAGACCTTCAGTTGGCGAAGTGATGAAAGTGTTAGAAGGTACACTATCTGTTGATAGACCTCCAACAAGCTTTGCATACAGAAACGATCATGATACAGAGATAAACGTTGCAGGTGTTGTTGCAGAAATAGAACCGGGATCCTCAGGGGTAGTTTTGTAA
- the LOC122604281 gene encoding annexin D5-like produces the protein MATLTVPPVPVSPRDDAIQLYKAFKGFGCDTAAVIGILAHRDATQRSYIQHEYRTMYSDDLLKRLSSELSGKLETAVLLWMHDPAGRDAVLLKEALTPDFINLDAVTDVICSRTSAQVQHLKQIYYSTFSSYLEHDIEQQATGDHQKILLACINKPRYEGMEVDRDMAAKDAKALYKAGEKKLGTDEKVFVQIFSERSRAHLVAINTCYHDMYGGSLKKAIKSETSGLFERALLTILRCAENPAKYFAKELYKSMKGLGTNDTTLIRVIVTRTEIDMQYIKTEYQKKYNKSLNDAVHSETSGHYRTFLLSLLGPNQ, from the exons ATGGCAACTTTAACTGTTCCTCCGGTACCGGTTTCTCCCCGTGATGATGCGATTCAGTTATACAAAGCATTCAAAG GATTTGGATGTGATACTGCGGCGGTTATTGGCATACTTGCACACAGAGATGCAACACAACGGTCTTATATCCAACATGAATACCGGACAATGTATTCTGATGACCTTCTCAAACGTTTGTCTTCTGAATTAAGTGGCAAATTAGAG ACTGCAGTATTGCTTTGGATGCATGATCCAGCAGGAAGGGATGCGGTTTTATTAAAAGAGGCGTTAaccccagactttatcaatcttgaCGCCGTAACAGATGTCATATGCTCCCGGACTTCTGCCCAAGTGCAACATCTCAAACAAATTTACTACTCGACTTTCTCAAGTTATCTTGAACATGACATCGAACAACAAGCTACTGGGGATCACCAAAAG ATTTTGCTTGCCTGTATAAACAAACCGCGTTATGAAGGCATGGAAGTTGATAGGGATATGGCTGCAAAAGATGCAAAGGCGTTGTACAAGGCTGGTGAAAAGAAACTAGGAACTGATGAGAAGGTCTTTGTGCAGATTTTCAGTGAAAGAAGTAGAGCACATTTGGTGGCAATAAACACATGTTACCATGACATGTATGGAGGATCACTTAAAAAG GCTATAAAGAGTGAAACTTCCGGGCTATTTGAACGTGCACTTTTGACAATCTTAAGATGTGCTGAAAACCCTGCCAAATATTTTGCAAAg GAACTATATAAGTCGATGAAAGGCTTAGGGACCAACGACACCACCCTTATAAGGGTGATTGTCACAAGAACTGAGATCGATATGCAATACATAAAGACCGAATACCAGAAAAAGTATAATAAGAGTTTGAATGATGCAGTTCACTCTGAAACATCTGGTCATTATCGGACCTTCCTTCTCTCGCTTCTTGGTCCAAATCAATAG
- the LOC122596132 gene encoding iridoid oxidase-like, with the protein MTEIIQNPNVMKRVQEELAQVVGMDNIVEESHVAKLKYLDATVKETLRLHPAGLFLVPRTPSQDCVLGGYTVPKGCTVLVNAWKIQRDPQYWDNPLEFNPDRFLTGDLANNKGDYYGCNMNFLPFGSGKRVCPAIPLAKRLQMYLLASLLHSFDWSFPGGEKPDLSEKWDLGRKKLKPLMVIPSQRLSSISLYM; encoded by the coding sequence ATGACGGAGATTATTCAAAATCCCAACGTAATGAAAAGGGttcaagaagaattagctcaagtCGTAGGAATGGATAACATCGTTGAAGAATCTCATGTCGCCAAGCTAAAGTACCTGGACGCAACGGTTAAGGAAACATTGCGGTTGCACCCTGCAGGCCTGTTTCTAGTCCCACGAACGCCAAGCCAGGATTGCGTGCTAGGTGGATACACTGTTCCCAAGGGCTGCACTGTTTTGGTGAATGCGTGGAAGATCCAACGGGATCCTCAGTACTGGGATAACCCGTTGGAATTCAATCCCGACAGGTTCTTGACAGGTGATCTGGCAAACAACAAGGGGGATTACTATGGATGCAATATGAACTTCTTGCCGTTTGGATCTGGGAAAAGAGTGTGTCCAGCTATTCCGTTGGCTAAAAGATTGCAAATGTACTTGTTGGCTTCCCTTTTGCACTCTTTTGATTGGAGCTTTCCGGGGGGTGAAAAACCGGACCTGTCTGAAAAATGGGACCTTGGAAGAAAGAAACTGAAACCACTCATGGTTATCCCTTCTCAAAGGTTGTCAAGCATCAGCCTCTATATGTGA
- the LOC122596140 gene encoding carnosic acid synthase-like, translating into MAQIINNDHGSWWWQAESNNELTLAVITILVLILLLYKFLISSSSSSLSPFPPGPLSLPIVGYLPSLFSRDLHRQFTNMANTYGPVFKVKVGKTLFVVVNTPDVAKTVLRDHDEVFTHCKATVARSIISYGGQNIVHSNHLYWRKLRNILTHEVISHKSLEACSSFRRDEVRKTIKNIFNEMMGATVDMAKVSFVTEARIMSRVLWENTSDELGVKDSHFGDQLGILSAEISEIGARPNLSDLLPSLARFDPQGIERDMKEQFKRLDKIFSTIIDDRIKSNAASLEQADGKKDFLQVLLDLKDSKSLTLSQAKTLLAVII; encoded by the coding sequence atggcacaaataattaataatgatcATGGTTCATGGTGGTGGCAAGCAGAGAGCAACAACGAGCTCACTCTTGCGGTTATCACCATTTTAGTACTAATCTTGTTATTGTATAAGTTCTTGAtttcatcatcaagttcttctttGTCACCTTTTCCACCGGGTCCCCTTTCGTTGCCAATCGTTGGGTACCTTCCGAGTCTGTTTAGTCGCGACTTGCATAGACAGTTCACCAACATGGCTAACACCTATGGTCCCGTATTCAAGGTTAAAGTGGGAAAGACCCTTTTCGTGGTCGTGAACACCCCAGACGTAGCAAAGACGGTGCTTCGTGACCATGATGAGGTCTTTACTCACTGCAAGGCAACAGTCGCCCGCTCCATTATTTCTTACGGAGGCCAAAATATAGTACACTCCAACCACCTTTACTGGCGTAAACTTCGTAACATACTCACCCATGAGGTCATAAGCCACAAGAGTCTTGAAGCGTGTAGCTCTTTCCGAAGGGATGAAGTTAGAAAAACCATCAAGaacatttttaatgaaatgaTGGGTGCCACAGTTGACATGGCCAAGGTTTCTTTCGTGACAGAGGCGAGAATCATGTCAAGAGTTTTATGGGAGAACACATCGGATGAGCTGGGGGTAAAAGATAGCCATTTTGGAGATCAGCTGGGGATACTGTCTGCAGAGATCTCCGAGATTGGTGCACGGCCAAACTTGTCGGATCTCCTCCCTAGTCTTGCGAGGTTTGATCCACAAGGTATTGAGCGAGACATGAAGGAGCAATTTAAGAGGTTGGATAAGATATTCTCAACCATTATTGACGATCGAATCAAATCTAACGCTGCAAGTTTAGAGCAGGCGGatggaaagaaagatttctTGCAGGTCTTGTTAGATCTCAAGGATTCAAAATCGCTTACCTTGAGCCAAGCCAAGACTTTACTCGCggtaataatttaa
- the LOC122599449 gene encoding uncharacterized protein LOC122599449, with product MKGFGSSTDPIGQNTIKLISNVGFSVFVFSVLIITIIAATYQPPDPWESSRALSRVFTEVQNATFQMDNSVVKTGEDIGMVAVSPAASPAAAPVAQTDPLIEKSGEKVMNLSMDTGGCDDTSYVNCSEPGVLRAIKKFNGKRFKSIVFLEYQTPVNGSNTNECDVTWRFRNKKEKSWRKYRDFRRFRIGCGENCTYIVVGAKGWHSGINAKRPRSQLNATRKGNKSKVSPSFNDDQINDTIAVIGSGSAFRNGKYLYYSRGGDYCKNMNHYIWSLLCALGEAQYLNRTFVMDLSICLASKHSLSNKDEEGKDFRFYFDFEHLKETASIVEESEFLKDWKKWEKSHKKKIPVRKVVDYKITPMQLMKDKSTIIWRQFNKPEPENYWYRVCESQSANYIKRPWGSLWKSKRLMNIVSEISGQMDWDFDAVHVIRGEKAQNKAMWPHLNEDTSPESLVAKLQGVVQPWRNLYIATNEPYYNYFDRLRSHYKVHLLDDYKELWGNKSEWYNETTVLNGGRPIPFDGYMRAEVDTEVLYRAKTRVETFNNLTKDCKDGINSC from the coding sequence ATGAAAGGTTTTGGTTCTTCAACAGATCCCATTGGCCAAAATACAATAAAGCTTATAAGCAATGTGGGTTTTTCAGTATTTGTGTTTTCAGTGcttataattacaattattgCTGCAACATACCAACCCCCTGATCCATGGGAATCCTCTAGGGCCTTAAGTAGGGTCTTCACAGAGGTTCAAAATGCTACATTCCAAATGGATAATTCGGTTGTTAAAACCGGTGAAGACATTGGAATGGTTGCAGTTAGCCCGGCTGCATCCCCTGCAGCTGCACCCGTGGCCCAAACCGACCCGTTGATTGAGAAATCAGGGGAAAAGGTTATGAATTTAAGTATGGATACTGGTGGTTGTGATGATACAAGTTATGTTAACTGCTCTGAACCTGGAGTTCTTAGGGCGATCAAGAAGTTTAATGGTAAACGCTTTAAGTCAATAGTGTTTCTAGAGTATCAAACACCAGTAAACGGGTCAAACACTAATGAATGTGATGTTACATGGAGGTTCAGgaataaaaaagagaaatcTTGGAGGAAATATAGAGATTTCAGAAGGTTTAGAATTGGGTGTGGCGAAAATTGTACTTACATAGTGGTGGGTGCAAAGGGTTGGCATTCGGGTATCAATGCAAAACGTCCAAGAAGCCAACTGAATGCCACTAGAAAAGGTAATAAATCTAAGGTTTCTCCATCATTCAATGATGATCAGATCAATGACACGATTGCAGTAATTGGGTCGGGTTCTGCTTTTAGAAATGGCAAATATTTGTATTATTCACGGGGAGGTGATTACTGTAAAAACATGAACCATTACATTTGGAGCCTTTTGTGTGCTCTTGGTGAAGCTCAATACTTGAATCGCACATTTGTTATGGATTTGAGTATTTGCTTGGCATCAAAGCATAGTTTAAGCAATAAAGATGAAGAAGGAAAAGATTTTAGAttctattttgattttgaacatTTGAAAGAAACTGCTTCGATAGTGGAAGAAAGCGAGTTTCTTAAGGATTGGAAAAAATGGGAGAAAAGTCACAAGAAGAAAATCCCAGTAAGAAAAGTTGTGGATTATAAAATCACACCAATGCAGTTAATGAAAGATAAGAGTACAATCATATGGAGGCAGTTCAATAAACCCGAGCCTGAAAATTATTGGTACAGGGTTTGTGAAAGTCAGTCTGCAAACTACATCAAAAGGCCATGGGGTTCACTATGGAAATCAAAGAGACTAATGAACATCGTTTCTGAAATCAGTGGGCAAATGGATTGGGATTTTGATGCTGTTCATGTAATTCGTGGAGAAAAAGCTCAAAACAAAGCGATGTGGCCTCATCTTAATGAAGATACATCCCCTGAATCATTAGTTGCAAAGCTTCAAGGTGTTGTTCAGCCTTGGAGGAATCTTTATATCGCTACAAACGAACCATATTACAACTATTTTGACAGATTAAGGTCACATTACAAGGTTCATTTGCTTGATGATTACAAGGAATTATGGGGTAACAAAAGTGAGTGGTATAATGAGACTACAGTTTTAAATGGCGGTCGACCTATTCCTTTTGATGGGTATATGCGAGCTGAGGTGGATACTGAGGTGCTTTACAGAGCTAAGACGCGAGTAGAGACATTCAACAACTTGACTAAAGACTGCAAGGATGGCATAAATTCATGctga
- the LOC122599468 gene encoding transcription repressor MYB5-like, which translates to MLRKGPWTQEEDELLSSYISREGVCRWRILPKKAGLLRCGKSCRLRWMNYLRPSIKRGHISPDEDDLILRLHRLLGNRWSLIAGRIPGRTDNEIKNYWNTHLSKKLISQGIDPKTHKPISSPLSFSVNTKYNHIHSSSSAMRPQAVSPHFPENNPNPKSTKTSDQMNQYYDNDGKDKQDITLGYSPGDAFSSFLDSLINEEMCNEQILISQLKNDDVKNFNGDVVM; encoded by the exons ATGCTGAGGAAAGGGCCATGGACACAGGAAGAAGATGAGCTGTTATCGAGTTATATCAGTAGAGAAGGGGTATGTCGGTGGCGGATATTACCCAAGAAGGCAGGACTCCTTCGCTGTGGGAAGAGCTGCCGCCTTAGATGGATGAACTACCTTCGCCCTTCCATCAAACGTGGACACATTTCCCCTGATGAAGACGACCTCATTCTCCGTCTCCATAGGCTACTTGGTAACCG GTGGTCACTAATAGCTGGAAGAATTCCTGGTCGTACAGATAACGAGATTAAAAACTATTGGAACACTCATCTCAGCAAGAAGTTGATCAGCCAAGGGATTGATCCAAAAACTCATAAACCAATATCATCTCCACTATCATTTTCTGTAAACACCAAATACAACCACATTCACTCATCTTCTTCAGCAATGCGACCACAAGCAGTTTCACCGCATTTCCCTGAaaacaacccaaacccaaaGTCCACCAAAACCAGTGATCAAATGAATCAGTACTATGACAATGACGGCAAAGATAAACAAGATATTACGCTTGGCTACTCACCTGGTGATGCTTTCTCTTCCTTCTTGGATTCACTGATTAATGAAGAAATGTGTAACGAACAAATCCTGATTTCTCAATTAAAGAATGATGATGTCAAGAACTTCAATGGCGATGTTGTGATGTAA
- the LOC122599457 gene encoding peptidyl-tRNA hydrolase, mitochondrial — MLKKLINSNSGFCTSQRRLPWLFVGLGNPGDKFKGTRHNVGFNMIDTFAESQGISMDTVFCKSIFGQGVVDGVPVLLAKPQTYMNLSGESSGPLAAYYKLPLNRVVVFHDDMDLPCGVLRLQPKGGHGSHNGMKSVIYHFRGNREFTRLRIGIGKPPGQMDPKAFLLQKFNASAQEKIDIGLKEGVAALKKLVTRGVEESARGFNTEQKYKHIKVPDNADKRLTRLE, encoded by the exons ATGCTAAAAAAGCTTATCAATTCAAATAGTGGATTCTGCACATCACAACGCCGCCTCCCGTGGTTGTTCGTCGGTCTCGGCAATCCCGGCGATAAATTCAAAGGAACACGACACAAT gTAGGGTTTAATATGATTGATACTTTTGCTGAATCACAAGGGATTTCTATGGATACAGTTTTTTGTAAATCTATTTTTGGCCAag GTGTTGTAGACGGTGTTCCTGTTTTACTAGCTAAGCCTCAAACTTATATGAATTTGAGCGGTGAATCG AGTGGTCCACTTGCTGCCTATTACAAACTGCCTCTGAATCGGGTAGTGGTG TTTCATGATGATATGGATCTACCATGCGGGGTTCTTCGGCTTCAGCCCAAGGGAGGTCATGGGAGCCACAATGG GATGAAGAGTGTAATTTATCATTTCCGTGGGAATAGGGAGTTCACACGGTTGAGAATCG GAATTGGCAAGCCTCCTGGTCAAATGGATCCCAAAGCCTTCTTGCTCCAAAAGTTTAACGCATCAGCTCAAGAAAAA ATTGATATCGGTTTGAAAGAGGGAGTTGCTGCATTGAAAAAACTCGTGACAAGGGGCGTGGAAGAGAGTGCTAGGGGGTTCAACACAGAGCAGAAGTACAAACATATCAAGGTTCCAGACAATGCTGATAAAAGGCTGACAAGACTTGAGTAG